The following coding sequences lie in one Arabidopsis thaliana chromosome 3, partial sequence genomic window:
- the MAPKKK7 gene encoding mitogen-activated protein kinase kinase kinase 7 (mitogen-activated protein kinase kinase kinase 7 (MAPKKK7); FUNCTIONS IN: protein serine/threonine kinase activity, binding, protein kinase activity, kinase activity, ATP binding; INVOLVED IN: plasma membrane organization, pollen development; LOCATED IN: cytosol, plasma membrane; EXPRESSED IN: 6 plant structures; EXPRESSED DURING: ovule developmental stages; CONTAINS InterPro DOMAIN/s: Protein kinase, ATP binding site (InterPro:IPR017441), Serine/threonine-protein kinase domain (InterPro:IPR002290), Armadillo-like helical (InterPro:IPR011989), Armadillo (InterPro:IPR000225), Serine/threonine-protein kinase-like domain (InterPro:IPR017442), Protein kinase-like domain (InterPro:IPR011009), Serine/threonine-protein kinase, active site (InterPro:IPR008271), Protein kinase, catalytic domain (InterPro:IPR000719), Armadillo-type fold (InterPro:IPR016024); BEST Arabidopsis thaliana protein match is: mitogen-activated protein kinase kinase kinase 6 (TAIR:AT3G07980.1); Has 137235 Blast hits to 134768 proteins in 5401 species: Archae - 190; Bacteria - 15422; Metazoa - 52001; Fungi - 13364; Plants - 33616; Viruses - 670; Other Eukaryotes - 21972 (source: NCBI BLink).), whose product MARQMTSSQFHKSKTLDNKYMLGDEIGKGAYGRVYKGLDLENGDFVAIKQVSLENIVQEDLNTIMQEIDLLKNLNHKNIVKYLGSSKTKTHLHIILEYVENGSLANIIKPNKFGPFPESLVAVYIAQVLEGLVYLHEQGVIHRDIKGANILTTKEGLVKLADFGVATKLNEADVNTHSVVGTPYWMAPEVIEMSGVCAASDIWSVGCTVIELLTCVPPYYDLQPMPALFRIVQDDNPPIPDSLSPDITDFLRQCFKKDSRQRPDAKTLLSHPWIRNSRRALQSSLRHSGTIKYMKEATASSEKDDEGSQDAAESLSGENVGISKTDSKSKLPLVGVSSFRSEKDQSTPSDLGEEGTDNSEDDIMSDQVPTLSIHEKSSDAKGTPQDVSDFHGKSERGETPENLVTETSEARKNTSAIKHVGKELSIPVDQTSHSFGRKGEERGIRKAVKTPSSVSGNELARFSDPPGDASLHDLFHPLDKVSEGKPNEASTSMPTSNVNQGDSPVADGGKNDLATKLRATIAQKQMEGETGHSNDGGDLFRLMMGVLKDDVIDIDGLVFDEKVPAENLFPLQAVEFSRLVSSLRPDESEDAIVSSCQKLVAMFRQRPEQKVVFVTQHGFLPLMDLLDIPKSRVICAVLQLINEIIKDNTDFQENACLVGLIPVVMSFAGPERDRSREIRKEAAYFLQQLCQSSPLTLQMFIACRGIPVLVGFLEADYAKYREMVHLAIDGMWQVFKLKRSTPRNDFCRIAAKNGILLRLINTLYSLNEATRLASISGGLDGQAPRVRSGQLDPNNPIFGQNETSSLSMIDQPDVLKTRHGGGEEPSHASTSNSQRSDVHQPDALHPDGDKPRVSSVAPDASTSGTEDVRQQHRISLSANRTSTDKLQKLAEGASNGFPVTQTEQVRPLLSLLDKEPPSRHYSGQLDYVKHITGIERHESRLPLLHGSNEKKNNGDLDFLMAEFAEVSGRGKENGSLDTTTRYPSKTMTKKVLAIEGVASTSGIASQTASGVLSGSGVLNARPGSATSSGLLAHMVSTLSADVAREYLEKVADLLLEFARADTTVKSYMCSQSLLSRLFQMFNRVEPPILLKILECTNHLSTDPNCLENLQRADAIKHLIPNLELKDGHLVYQIHHEVLSALFNLCKINKRRQEQAAENGIIPHLMLFIMSDSPLKQYALPLLCDMAHASRNSREQLRAHGGLDVYLSLLDDEYWSVIALDSIAVCLAQDNDNRKVEQALLKQDAIQKLVDFFQSCPERHFVHILEPFLKIITKSYRINKTLAVNGLTPLLISRLDHQDAIARLNLLKLIKAVYEHHPRPKQLIVENDLPQKLQNLIEERRDGQRSGGQVLVKQMATSLLKALHINTIL is encoded by the exons ATGGCGCGGCAAATGACGTCATCTCAGTTTCACAAATCAAAGACTCTCGACAACAAATAT ATGCTGGGAGATGAAATTGGTAAAGGAGCTTATGGTCGAGTTTATAAAGGATTAGACTTGGAGAATGGTGACTTTGTGGCCATTAAACAAGTCTCTTTGGAAAATATTGTTCAAGAGGATCTTAACACCATTATG CAAGAAATTGATCTTTTGAAG AACTTGAACCATAAAAACATTGTGAAGTATCTTGGGTCGTCGAAGACAAAGACTCACCTTCACATTATTTTGGA GTACGTTGAGAATGGCTCTCTTGCAAACattattaaaccaaataaatttggACCTTTCCCAGAATCTTTGGTGGCTGTTTACATTGCTCAG GTCTTGGAAGGTTTGGTATATCTGCATGAGCAGGGTGTTATACACCGTGATATTAAGGGTGCAAATATTTTGACGACAAAGGAG GGTCTTGTGAAGCTTGCTGACTTTGGAGTTGCCACTAAACTTAACGAGGCTGATGTTAATACTCACTCGGTGGTTGGAACTCCTTACTGGATGGCTCCTGAG GTTATTGAAATGTCAGGAGTTTGTGCTGCTTCTGACATTTGGAGCGTTGGATGCACTGTTATCGAACTTCTGACATGTGTACCTCCTTACTATGATCTGCAACCCATGCCAGCCCTCTTTCGTATTGTTCAG GATGACAACCCTCCTATTCCTGATAGTCTTTCTCCAGATATTACGGACTTTCTACGACAGTGCTTCAAGAAG GATTCCAGGCAGAGGCCTGATGCAAAGACACTGCTCTCTCACCCTTGGATACGAAACTCTAGACGAGCTTTGCAGTCATCACTTCGGCATAGTGGCACCATCAA ATATATGAAGGAAGCCACTGCAAGTTCAGAGAAGGATGATGAAGGTAGTCAAGATGCAGCAGAAAGCCTTTCAGGAGAAAATGTGGGAATATCAAAAACT GACTCGAAAAGCAAATTACCTCTGGTAGGGGTGTCGAGTTTTAGGTCTGAGAAAGATCAGTCGACACCCAGTGATCTTGGTGAAGAAGGAACAGATAATTCAGAAGATGATATTATGTCAGATCAAGTTCCTACACTGTCGATCCATGAGAAATCTTCGGATGCTAAGGGGACACCTCAAGATGTATCAGACTTTCATGGGAAATCTGAACGTGGTGAAACACCTGAAAATCTTGTAACGGAAACTTCTGAAGCTAGAAAAAATACTTCAGCAATAAAGCACGTTGGCAAAGAATTATCCATCCCAGTGGACCAGACATCACATAGTTTTGGCCGCAAAGGTGAAGAACGTGGGATTCGAAAG GCTGTGAAGACTCCATCTAGTGTTAGTGGGAATGAACTGGCTAGGTTTAGTGATCCTCCTGGGGATGCTTCTTTGCATGATTTATTTCACCCATTGGATAAAGTGTCTGAGGGAAAACCAAATGAAGCCTCAACATCCATGCCTACGTCAAATGTCAACCAAGGTGATTCTCCTGTTGCAGATGGTGGAAAGAATGATCTGGCTACAAAATTGAGGGCTACAATTGCTCAGAAGCAAATGGAGGGGGAAACAGGGCACTCAAATGATGGTGGTGATCTTTTTCGCTTGATGATGGGTGTTTTGAAAGATGATGTTATTGACATTGATGGCTTG GTATTTGATGAAAAAGTGCCCGCGGAGAATCTTTTTCCTCTGCAG GCAGTCGAGTTCAGCAGACTGGTCAGCTCCTTGAGGCCAGATGAGTCAGAAGATGCAATAGTATCTTCTTGTCAGAAACTTGTTGCCATGTTTCGTCAGAGACCTGAGCAGAAAGTAGTATTTGTGACACAGCATGGTTTCCTGCCTCTAATGGATCTACTCGATATTCCTAAATCTCGA GTAATATGTGCTGTGCTGCAGCTGATAAACGAAATTATTAAAGATAACACTGACTTCCAGGAAAATGCTTGTCTTGTTGGCCTT ATTCCTGTTGTAATGAGTTTTGCTGGTCCTGAGAGGGATCGTTCTCGCGAAATTCGTAAAGAAGCAGCTTACTTCTTGCAGCAGCTTTGTCAGTCAAG CCCCTTGACGTTGCAAATGTTCATAGCTTGCCGTGGAATACCCGTTTTGGTGGGATTTCTTGAAGCAGATTATGCCAAATACAG GGAGATGGTTCACTTGGCTATTGATGGGATGTGGCAGGTATTTAAACTCAAAAGATCCACCCCAAGAAATGATTTCTGCCGTATAGCTGCAAAGAATGGAATTCTTCTGAGGCTAATCAACACTCTTTATAGCTTGAATGAGGCAACCCGGCTGGCTTCTATATCAGGGGGCCTGGATGGTCAAGCTCCACGAGTGCGCTCTGGTCAACTTGACCCTAACAATCctatttttggtcaaaatgaGACTTCTTCACTCAGTATGATTGATCAGCCTGATGTATTGAAAACTAGGCATGGGGGTGGTGAAGAGCCTTCTCATGCTTCAACCTCAAATTCTCAAAGATCAGATGTCCATCAACCAGATGCTTTGCACCCAGATGGTGATAAGCCTAGAGTAAGCAGTGTTGCACCAGATGCCTCAACCTCTGGCACAGAAGATGTTAGACAACAGCATCGAATATCTCTTTCCGCCAATAGGACATCGACAGATAAGCTTCAGAAGCTGGCAGAGGGCGCCTCTAATGGTTTTCCTGTTACTCAGACAGAACAAGTTCGACCTTTGCTTAGCTTGTTGGATAAAGAACCCCCTTCAAGACATTATTCTGGTCAACTGGATTATGTTAAGCATATCACTGGCATAGAGAGACATGAAAGTAGACTTCCTCTTTTGCATGGatcaaatgaaaagaaaaacaacgGAGACCTAGATTTTCTGATGGCTGAATTTGCAG AGGTCTCTGGACGTGGAAAGGAAAATGGAAGTCTTGATACTACGACTAGATATCCCAGtaaaacaatgacaaagaaGGTTCTGGCTATTGAAGGAGTTGCTTCAACATCTGGGATTGCATCTCAGACAGCATCTGGAGTACTGTCAGGTTCGGGTGTTCTAAACGCTAGACCTGGAAGTGCCACATCATCTGGTTTACTTGCCCATATGGTCTCTACGCTGAGTGCAGATGTTGCAAGGGAATACTTGGAGAAAGTTGCTGACCTGCTTCTTGAATTTGCTCGAGCTGATACGACAGTAAAGTCATATATGTGCAGCCAAAGCTTACTCAGTCGTCTTTTTCAGATGTTCAACCGTGTAGAACCTCCTATTCTGTTAAAG ATACTGGAGTGCACAAATCATTTATCAACTGATCCAAATTGCTTGGAGAATCTGCAGCGTGCAGATGCAATTAAGCATTTGATCCCCAACCTTGAGCTTAAGGATGGGCATCTTGTTTATCAGATCCATCATGAG GTGCTTAGTGCACTATTCAACCTGTGCAAGATAAACAAGAGGAGGCAGGAACAAGCGGCTGAAAACGGAATCATTCCGCATCTGATGCTTTTCATTATGTCAGATTCTCCTCTGAAACAGTATGCATTGCCACTACTCTGCGATATGGCTCATGCATCTCGAAATTCAAGAGAACAGTTAAGGGCCCACGGTGGTCTTGATGTTTACCTGAGTTTACTCGATGATGAATACTGGTCCGTGATAGCCTTAGATTCAATCGCTGTTTGCTTGGCGCAAGACAATGACAACCGCAAGGTAGAGCAGGCATTGCTCAAGCAAGATGCAATTCAGAAATTAGTTGACTTCTTCCAGAGCTGCCCAGAGAGACACTTCGTGCACATATTGGAGCCATTCTTAAAGATTATCAC GAAATCATATCGGATCAATAAGACATTAGCTGTAAATGGATTGACTCCACTGCTTATTTCAAGGCTAGACCATCAAGATGCGATTGCTCGACTTAACCTCCTAAAACTCATCAAG GCTGTTTATGAACATCATCCACGGCCGAAACAGCTGATCGTAGAGAACGACCTTCCTCAAAAACTGCAGAATCTAATAGAAGAACGACGAGATGGACAACGTTCAGGAGGCCAAGTTCTGGTGAAACAAATGGCAACATCTCTCCTCAAAGCACTTCACATCAACACAATATTGTGA
- the MYB5 gene encoding myb domain protein 5 (myb domain protein 5 (MYB5); CONTAINS InterPro DOMAIN/s: SANT, DNA-binding (InterPro:IPR001005), Homeodomain-like (InterPro:IPR009057), Myb, DNA-binding (InterPro:IPR014778), HTH transcriptional regulator, Myb-type, DNA-binding (InterPro:IPR017930), Homeodomain-related (InterPro:IPR012287), Myb transcription factor (InterPro:IPR015495); BEST Arabidopsis thaliana protein match is: myb domain protein 17 (TAIR:AT3G61250.1); Has 8972 Blast hits to 8275 proteins in 512 species: Archae - 0; Bacteria - 0; Metazoa - 834; Fungi - 461; Plants - 5987; Viruses - 3; Other Eukaryotes - 1687 (source: NCBI BLink).) translates to MMSCGGKKPVSKKTTPCCTKMGMKRGPWTVEEDEILVSFIKKEGEGRWRSLPKRAGLLRCGKSCRLRWMNYLRPSVKRGGITSDEEDLILRLHRLLGNRWSLIAGRIPGRTDNEIKNYWNTHLRKKLLRQGIDPQTHKPLDANNIHKPEEEVSGGQKYPLEPISSSHTDDTTVNGGDGDSKNSINVFGGEHGYEDFGFCYDDKFSSFLNSLINDVGDPFGNIIPISQPLQMDDCKDGIVGASSSSLGHD, encoded by the exons ATGATGTCATGTGGTGGGAAGAAGCCAGTGTCTAAGAAAACAACGCCGTGTTGCACGAAGATGGGGATGAAGAGAGGACCATGGACGGTGGAGGAAGACGAGATTCTTGTGAGCTTCATTAAGAAAGAAGGTGAAGGACGGTGGCGATCGCTTCCTAAGAGAGCTGGTTTACTCAGATGTGGAAAGAGCTGTCGTCTACGGTGGATGAACTATCTCCGACCCTCGGTTAAACGTGGAGGAATTACGTCGGACGAGGAAGATCTCATCCTCCGTCTTCACCGCCTCCTCGGCAacag GTGGTCATTGATCGCGGGAAGGATACCGGGAAGGACTGATAATGAAATTAAGAACTATTGGAACACTCATCTTCGTAAGAAACTTTTAAGGCAAGGAATTGATCCTCAAACCCACAAGCCTCTTGATGCAAACAACATCCAtaaaccagaagaagaagtttccgGTGGACAAAAGTACCCTCTAGAGCCTATTTCTAGTTCTCATACTGATGATACCACTGTTAATGGCGGGGATGGAGATAGCAAGAACAGTATCAATGTCTTTGGTGGTGAACACGGCTACGAAGACTTTGGTTTCTGCTACGACGACAAGTTCTCATCGTTTCTTAATTCGCTCATCAACGATGTTGGTGATCCTTTTGGTAATATTATCCCAATATCTCAACCTTTGCAGATGGATGATTGTAAGGATGGGATTGTTGGAGCGTCGTCTTCTAGCTTAGGACATGACTAG